The genome window GCATCAGCTAATTGCCGATATGTAcaatggttgctccacccgcgtccgtacatctgacggacCAACGGAGGAGATTGAGATCCAGGcgggggtcaagcagggctgtccactgtcgcccatcgtctttaacctcgcgctcgagccggtacttcgcgccgcaacctcgctcagaaatgagtgtggtattccgcttagcggcgtcagtgtgagcgcactggcgtatgcggacgatatcgtgcttctggcgcgggattcggaggcgatgcagacgctcctcaatgttgtgggtgaggcggcgactTGGGCCGGACTTACCTTCAAGCCttcgaagtgtgccacgcttcacatccgccgtcggcagacactaggctcggtattcgccctgcaagggggagaaccagccgtgctcggtgcgggtgacgcctacctccatcttggcgttcccaccgggtacaaagtctcgcagacgccaacggatgcgatcgcggcaattcgacgcgacttgcagcacctggacgcttccctgctggctccctggcagaagattgacgctgtgcgtgtcttcctcctccctaggcttgactttgtcatgcggggcggagcggtacgcaaggggccgctatctgcactcgacaaggcagtgaaagcggctgtcaaatcatggctgtTCCTTCCACAGCGTGCGTCCACTGAACAGCTCTACCTCGCcctgggagagggaggatgcggcctgacgccgctcgcggacgctgcggacatctcgacgatcgtccacggcttccgcatgctgcactgcgacgacgccaccgtccgcgacatcgcctgggccactctatctacggccgcgcgccgccgactggggagggagccgagtcgacccgactacatctacatctacatttatactccgcaagccacccaacggtgtgtggcggagggcactttacgtgccactgtcattacctccctttcctcttccagtcgcgtatggttcgcgggaagaacgactgtctgaaagcctccgtgcgcgctctaatctctctgattttacattcgtgatctcctcgggaggtataagtagggggaagcaatatattcgatacctcatccagaaacgcaccctctcgaaacctggcgagcaagctaaaccgcgatgcagagcgcctctcttgcagagtctgccacttgagtttattaaacatctccgtaacgctatcacggttaccaaataaccctgtgacgaaacgcgccgctcttctttggatcttctctatctcctccgtcagaccgatctggtacggatcccacactgatgagcaatactcaagtataggtcgaacgagtgttttgtaagccacctcctttgttgatggactacattttctaagcactctcccaatgaatctcaacctggtacccgccttaccaacaattaattttatatgatcattccacttcaaatcgttccgcacgcatactcccagatattttacagaagtaactgctaccagtgtttgttccgctatcatataatcatacaataaaggatccttctttctatgtattcgcaatacattacatttgtctatgttaagggtcagttgccactccctgcaccaagtgcctatccgctgcagatcttcctgcatttcgctacaattttctaatgctgcaacttctctgtatactacagcatcatccgcgaaaagccgcatggaacttccgacactatctactaagtcatttatatatattgtgaaaagcaatggtcccataacactcccctgtggcacgccagaggttactttaacgtctgtagacgtctctccattgataacaacatgctgtgttctgtttgctaaaaactcttcaatccagccacacggctggtctgatattccgtaggctcttactttgtttatcaggcgacagtgcggaactgtatcgaacgccttccggaagtcaagaaaaatagcatctacctggaagcctgtatctaatattttctgggtctcatgaacaaataaagcgagttgggtctcacacgatcgctgtttccggaatccatgttgattcctacatagtagattctgggtttccaaacacgacatgatactcgagcaaaaaacatgttctaaaattctacaacagatcgacgtcagagatataggtctatagttttgcgcatctgctcgacgacccttcttgaagactgggactatctgtgctcttttccaatcatttggaaccctccgttcctctagagacttgcggtacacggctgttagaaggggggcaagttctttcgcgtactctgtgtagaatcgaattggtatcccgtcaggtccagtggactttcctctattgagtgattccagttgcttttctattccttggacacttatttggatgtcagccattttttcgtttgtgcgaggatttagcggcagcactgagggtgacctcgcacgTGACGGAGGCGACATTCAGTCACTGTGGACacgcgtcaggaacgccacaaggcgcctagcgccgcatggcgtcacctggcgctggagtgaaccgctttctgagttgcaggtggaggtcggcggccggcccgccatcgctgacgacgcggaacacggcggcatcggagcagtgacgcagccggccacggaggggacggcgcctgggactacacgacacctcgaagatggcggcgatggaccgcagcacgatgatggcagcgtgggacgcaccgccaacactggcgtcgagcatgaccgggtgggagggggcgccaaacgtcttctctcgcgggcgctccgcgagtgtctgaggcagcgcctgcgccACATCCTACTCAGGAAACCGGACCAGGGGAAGGTGTTCGAGTGCACCAGGGAGTCCA of Schistocerca serialis cubense isolate TAMUIC-IGC-003099 chromosome 2, iqSchSeri2.2, whole genome shotgun sequence contains these proteins:
- the LOC126456595 gene encoding uncharacterized protein T26G10.4-like, encoding MYNGCSTRVRTSDGPTEEIEIQAGVKQGCPLSPIVFNLALEPVLRAATSLRNECGIPLSGVSVSALAYADDIVLLARDSEAMQTLLNVVGEAATWAGLTFKPSKCATLHIRRRQTLGSVFALQGGEPAVLGAGDAYLHLGVPTGYKVSQTPTDAIAAIRRDLQHLDASLLAPWQKIDAVRVFLLPRLDFVMRGGAVRKGPLSALDKAVKAAVKSWLFLPQRASTEQLYLALGEGGCGLTPLADAADISTIVHGFRMLHCDDATVRDIAWATLSTVEVGGRPAIADDAEHGGIGAVTQPATEGTAPGTTRHLEDGGDGPQHDDGSVGRTANTGVEHDRVGGGAKRLLSRALRECLRQRLRHILLRKPDQGKVFECTRESTVSNHFTAGGKYTRFADWRFIHRARLGVVPLNGCRRFDGRANNNKACRRCGHNNETLPHVINACMVHSAALQYRHNAVLNRLATAVAGRPRRGNTAVPDIRINQAVIGDSSGLRPDLVITDEAAKTVTIVDVTIPFENRRIALDNARQLKRIKYGDVARGLAARGYSVTVDALVVGSLGAWDHRNDAVLRHLGIASRYCQLMRRLMVSDTIKWSRDIYVEHITGHRQYVSP